GCTCACGCGGCGCAGCCACGCGGCCGGCGCCGCCTCGGGCGAGGGCGAAAGCCCTTCCGCGTGGAGTCGCTGAAGCACAAACGCGTCGATGGGCGAGCGTCCCCAGGATTTGCCAGCGATCCGCGGGACGGGCGGAAGCTGGGGAGGGATGAACGCCCAGTGCCGCTCGTAGGCGGCGCCTTCGGAGATCCACTGCTTGAGCAGCGCCAGCTGGGCAGGGGAGACATGTTTGTTGCTTTCCTTGGGAGGCATTCTTTCCGATTCGTCGTCGGAGAGGATGCGCACGATCATTTCACTCTCGTCGGGATTGCCGGGGATGATGGCGAAGAAGCCGTCTCGGTCCTGCGTGGCGCTCTCGAATTCATCGAGCCGCAGCTTCGCCTCGCGATGCGCGCGATCCTGTCCGTGACACTGGAAGCAGTTTTCCGAGAGGATCGGACGGATGTCCCGGTTGAACTGAAGCGGTGTCGCAAAGAGATCCAGCACCGAAATGCCGAGGACTGCAAAGGCGCGCAGCGCGAATCGGAGGCAGGGCGTGCCGGAATGCGAGGGCGATGGGGATGACATGGATTCCGTCGGCTTGAAATGAGCCTGCCGTGATGGGTTGGGAATAGTTGAGAGCGAGGATTCGGGCCCGCCAGTCTGAACATGCAGTCAGTCCATGAAAGTGGGGCATGCGTTTTCATCGCCATGCCCGTCGATGCGTGCGAAATAGCGAAAATTGGCGCTGGCACCTGCGTTGGGACAGGCCTCAGGCAAGACACAGCTGCTGGGGTATCCCTGGAATGAATACGTCATCCATGCCCGGCAGAGTGGGGACTCTGCGGTTGCAGGCGATGGCCCAGAGCTCCCATTGGCCGTCGATGTAGTTGCGATTGGCAGGGAGGGCGCATGCCTGGGCAAAGAGGTACCAGGCGCCGCCGATTTGATAGAGGGCCGGGTGGCGACGTGATAGAGGGTGTCGTCGCGATAAAGTCCCTCCCATTTTGTCTGGAGCACGGTGTCGACCTCGAGTTGCCTCCAGTCTCGGTCCGGGTGTGCGCTCACGGCCATGACCGGGCGCCAACGCTGGCCCTTGTTGAGTCCGACCTCGATCAGGAGCAGGTAGGTATGCCCGATCTTCTGGATCTGGTGCCATTCGTAGTAGGCGTCGCGTGTCGATGCGAAGATCTGACCCATGCCCCGCGGATCCGAGGCGTTGAACTGGCGCGTCCAGTGTCCGCCGTCGGTGGAGGTTGCGAGGCGGATTCCCGGCAGTGTGCCGTCCCTGCCGCGGTAGGAATAGTACATGAACCACTGCCATGAGCCGGGCGTTCGGCCGGGTTCACGCCAGACCGCAGACTGCGACACCATGGTTTCGTGAAATGGAGCGCCGGGCTCGGGCGCGAGGATGGGAGCGTCGCCATAACGTTGAAAACTCCCTCGGTTAATGGAGGCATACCGTCGCCGACCGGTGCGATAGCGAGTCCGATATGGTCTGGATGTTTCCAGCCGTGCCTGAGTAATAGAGGTAGTAGGCATCCTCCTCAGGAACGTGGAGGACCGTGTCCGGGCGCAGGGTGCGTGCGTCCCAGCCGCTGCCGCGGGGGCCAAAAACTGGGTTGGCGGGGTCCTGGTGCCAGGTAAAGGGATCCGACACGCTGGCCCAGGCCTTGCCGACCTCGCAGAGAAACCGGTCGCTCTTGGGAACTCCGGAATAAAACATCACGAGCCTCGAAGGATCGCGGGGATTCGGCAGAATGCAGGCCTCCTGAAGCTGTTGGGACTGCCAGGCTGCATCGGAACGGTGAATGATGATTTCGCCCCGGATCGTTTGCGGGGCTGGATCGCGCGCGCTGGCAGGCGGAATCGCCGCAAACGCAAACAGTGCGGCCAGAATCGGCGACACAGCAATGCGCGAGAAATGGGGAGATGCGCGGAAGTGCATGCGTTGCGGCAGGTCCGAGGCAAGACACATTCACTTGCCAAGGCGAGACTTGGCGGCGGTGCGAGTTGACCAATTTGCGAATCTCAACCGTCCGAGGTTCGTTCGCGCCTGACGGCGACAGTCTCAGGGGGCGGTGCGGCGCTGGCGGCTGACGTCGCTGATTCGGCGGCCGGTGCCGCCGGCGATTTCAATTGACGATCGCATTCGGCGATTGTGCGAAAAAGGGCGTTGATCTCCTCCATTTCCCCGGGTGTCAGCTTTGTCTTTGGCACCGTCCGATCCGAGTAGTAGTAGGCGAGAGCGGGGTTGTATTCGAGATTGTCCCCGAGGTACACGGTGCCCGGATCGGCACCGGCGGCGAGGTATCCCTTGGCATCGTAGTTCTTCTGCTGGGTCGCACGTACGTCGACGTTCGCGAAATCCGGCGCGCCCGCGGGCTCGGGGTACCACGCGCCCTGGGTTGTGTGCACGCGCATGTGCACGGTGCGCGCGAGGCTGGGAGCTGGCTGGTTGACAATGGTGCGGACTCTGTCTTCCGCGCGGGCGCGCTTCAGTCGAATGGCCGCGATCTCGAGATGAGCGGGCCGGGTTGCGGAGGTTGACGCGGGTGAGGATGGTGATGCGTCGGACTGACGTGGACGCGGAGGAAGGGAAATCTCCACGACTACGTTGTCCTTCAGTCTGAGAATCTGCCGAGGGTAGCGAAGCACGCGGACGGATCCGCTCTCCATCCGGCTGGCGGGCTGGCCGTGCAAGGCGATGACCTCCTCATAGGTCTGCCCGATTTGAGCGGCGTCGGCCGCTGCCGCGAGAATGACAAGACAGGGAATGACAAGTTTCATGTCGGTGACTCGGAAAATCATGCCGAAGCTTTCCGCATAGAGCGGTCATCGCAGGCGTCCAATTCTGTACCCACCCTGCTTTTGATGAAATCCTTACGCAACGCGCGCGCGCAGCGGAAAGCGTGGCTGAAGGCACGCGTTGAAATGGGGAATATTTGAAGGTGCTCCGGGTGGGTTTCCCTATTGGGGCGTCGGTTGCCGCGGCGTGCTTTACTTCCGGTAAAACCGGGCTTTGCTTCACGATGTCCGACCGGACATCCATGGCCAATCGATCCACCTTGAAACGAGCTCTCGCCGCGATGATTGCATCCGGGGCCGGAATTGTCGGCGCGTACGCTGCGCCCTTTCCCTTCGATCTGGGTCTGCCTTCGTTTGAAGTGCTGATGCAGTCGTTGCCGAAATGGGGGGATAATCTGGTCGAGGTGAATGTCTCCCGCGAACGCTACGATGTCGTGCGCAACATGGAGAAGGGGAGCAAGCCGCCGCAGATCTACTCCTCTCCGGTGCTCATGCCGGCAGCCTGGCCAAAGGACCTGCAGCGCGGGGAGTATGAAGCGGTGTTTTCGTTTTCCCTGGATCGTGAGGGTGCGATCACGGACATCCAGCGACTGTCGGAGCTGCATCCGGCGCTTGAACGGGTGGCGACGCTGTACATTGCGCGTCTCCGGTATTCCCCGGCTGAAAGGGACGGAAAGGCGGCGCCGGCCCGGGCCGAGATCACTCTGCGGTTTCAGACGGACGGCATTTTTCCGGACTAGCCGAACGGGGTTGCGAAACGAAGGTCGCGTGGGTCGAGCCTCAGGCACGCGGACCGCGGGAGGGAGCATGCGGCTGCGCGGTGCCTTCGAGACTGCTCACCCGCCGCTCGATGCGTTCGACGGCGGACATCAGTCTCTGGTTGGCCTGGGCGACAGCGGGGTCAAAGGGCAGGGCGCGATGCGCGTCGGTGATGTACTGGCCGGACGTGAGGTGAAGTTGTGACTGCGCGCCGACAGCATCGGCGATCCGGTTCATGGCCCTCCACTGAAAACGACTCATCATGAGCAGGGTCAGGAGCACGGATCCGCCTGCAATGCCTGCGATCCAGAGCAGCGTGCGGTGGGAGCGGTTCGTCGTCTGCTCCTGCTGGAAACGATCATAGTCGGCGCGGGTAGCTGCCTCCTGCTGCCGCTGGTTGACCAGGATGAGAGACGCTTTCAAGGCATCCAGTCTGGCAGTGAGATCCTCATTCTGCCGGCGCGCGACCTCCTGCGCCTCGATG
The Opitutaceae bacterium DNA segment above includes these coding regions:
- a CDS encoding energy transducer TonB; translation: MANRSTLKRALAAMIASGAGIVGAYAAPFPFDLGLPSFEVLMQSLPKWGDNLVEVNVSRERYDVVRNMEKGSKPPQIYSSPVLMPAAWPKDLQRGEYEAVFSFSLDREGAITDIQRLSELHPALERVATLYIARLRYSPAERDGKAAPARAEITLRFQTDGIFPD